The genomic segment aaataaaaaaaaaatacataaaagacTTATTATAGTAAGTATTATTACCTGAGCAGGCATCACTTCAGCATTTGTGCCACAGATCTGGACTCCAGCATACAGACAAGCTCTGTAATGGGCCTCTACTATGTCTCTGCCATAGGCTTTGTCAGCTCCCACACCACAGTAGTACGGACCTGTGAACATGCCAACATTTACACATCAAATCATGTTCCAAAGCAGGGGACACATCAAAACATCATATTTAGCCTAGCTGCTCACCTTGTGGTCCAGGGAAACCATTGGAAGGCCATCCAAAAGGGTGTCCATCTGTTCCCAGGATGGTGTACTCCTGCTCCATGCCAAACCAGGGAATCTGGTCCTCCACCATCTCCATCACCTTCTTACACGTGATTCTAAGGTTGGtttctttcaaaaaaataaaatcatgaaaattAAGATCAGATCATCAATACAAGTGCAATCAAGTACAGTTGTCCCGCGAATATCAATCACCTTATAAGTAAAACGGATTGAACAGAACTTAGTACACCAAGAACCTTGGTCTCCTGCATTTTTCAGTTATGCAACAATTTATGCGTCGCTTCAAAAGCTATGCAAATGTCCCATTACATTCAGTAACAGAGAATGTTTTAATAGTCCAAATTCAGGGTCTACAGCTACCATCTCTTGTGCCACAAATTTTAAATGTGTGCGTCAGTGTGCATGAATGAGTGTGCAGAATGAATGGGTGCATGCATGTGAAAAATGGGTGCACGTGTTCACACCTGTTCAACGTTTGCAACATAACCGACTTAAAGCTTTTATTATTCGAttagtttttggttttttttggagCCAAAGAGAGTGTTGTATTACGGGTCAGAGTACGTGCTTGATTTGTATTGACCAAATTAGTACGACAAACCACCCTTCCCGACAAGTAATGCCCAACCCATCTTGCACTGTCAGACCAATTAAAACAGTTCCTTGTTAAAGAATCATCAGTCTTTCTGCAGCGTTCTCATTTTACTGCCCTAACACATTTGTGTACACCGTTTTACATTACACCCAGATTCTCAGTCTCTTAGTTACCTGCAGGTTTGCCGTTGTATTTGAGCACTTCACACAGGACCAGCTTGTTGGGGTCTTTGCGGAATGGATCCCGGAACATGGCAGAGGGAATCAGGTACATGTCGCTATTTGAGCCCTCACTCTGATAAGTGCTGGAGCCATCAAAGTTCCACTCAGGTAACTCTacaaggagagagggagaaggacaGATATATTACACTGCACGACTTTATTAGAAAGCGTTAAGGGAAAATCCAGAGAGCTAATTACCTTCGACGCTTTTGGGCTCAAAATCAAGCGTCCTGGTTTTGCACCGGAGCCCCTCGCCAGTCCCATCAATCCAAATATACATGGCCTGAACTTTATCTCCCTGAGGGAGTTCCATGTACTGCTGCTTCACAGCTTTACTCAACGTGGCGCTTGCGGATGTGGCCATCTTATTTCCTActtaaacacacctgaggataagaggaggagaacaggTATGAGGACACAGGGCGCTCTCGATCACATGTTGTATAACTGGGGATGGGGGGGgcgcaaaaaacacaaaaacatcgcCATTGTCTCCACTTCCAGAATGGAGATGGCATGAAAAACAGGCTGAGGATGTAAAAGAAGCCACATTTCCAGTCTTTTCTCCACTCTCCGTATTTGGA from the Labrus bergylta chromosome 4, fLabBer1.1, whole genome shotgun sequence genome contains:
- the LOC109991436 gene encoding glutamine synthetase; the protein is MATSASATLSKAVKQQYMELPQGDKVQAMYIWIDGTGEGLRCKTRTLDFEPKSVEELPEWNFDGSSTYQSEGSNSDMYLIPSAMFRDPFRKDPNKLVLCEVLKYNGKPAETNLRITCKKVMEMVEDQIPWFGMEQEYTILGTDGHPFGWPSNGFPGPQGPYYCGVGADKAYGRDIVEAHYRACLYAGVQICGTNAEVMPAQWEFQVGPCEGINMGDHLWVARFLLHRVCEDFGIIASFDPKPISGNWNGAGCHTNFSTKEMREEGGLKAIEDSIEKLGKRHSYHIRAYDPKGGLDNARRLTGHHETSNIHEFSAGVANRGASIRIPRQVGQEKKGYFEDRRPSANCDPYAVTEALIRTCLLNEEGEESTDY